The following proteins come from a genomic window of Pseudomonas sp. MAG733B:
- a CDS encoding acyl-CoA dehydrogenase family protein — protein sequence MNLHQFAETHEVTNQPPSLDGANLYRIDLPLQEWSRRFGAGWAESRIDAYGALAGGPLMEAGFLANQNKPVFSSHDRYGHRIDLVEFHPAYHELMRTAVEHGLTSLPWAHPQDGAHVARASMTYLHSQAEAGSGCPLTMTFASVPAMRLQPDLAEKWLPKILATEYDPRNVGMAHKAGVTIGMAMTEKQGGTDVRANTTKAYPVGASGPGQAYELVGHKWFCSAPMCDAFLTLAQTDKGLTCFLLPRHRPDDTRNQFYIQRLKNKLGNCSNASSEVEFRGALAWMVGEEGRGVPTIIEMVAMTRFDCMVGSSSLMRQALTQASHHCAHRSVGGKLLSEQPLMQNVLADLALESEAALALSLRMGRALDHLDDSQEAKFARLVTAVGKYWICKRAPAMINEAAECMGGAGYVEDSILPRLYREAPVNSTWEGSGNVQCLDVLRALSKESGVLDALFSELGDGHGDKRLAAHIHQLQAAFKDTSDIQYRARQLTEDIALGLQAKLLLEAGNSLVSDAFIASRLNGGGRVYGALPRGLDVEAIVARSSPQNY from the coding sequence ATGAACCTGCATCAGTTCGCCGAAACCCACGAAGTCACCAACCAGCCGCCGTCACTGGATGGCGCCAACCTGTATCGCATCGACTTGCCATTGCAGGAGTGGTCGCGGCGCTTCGGGGCCGGTTGGGCCGAATCGCGGATCGACGCTTACGGCGCACTGGCCGGCGGGCCGTTGATGGAAGCGGGTTTTTTGGCCAACCAGAATAAACCGGTGTTCAGCAGCCATGACCGCTACGGTCATCGTATTGATCTGGTGGAGTTTCATCCGGCCTATCACGAACTGATGCGTACGGCGGTCGAGCATGGCCTGACTTCATTGCCCTGGGCTCATCCGCAGGACGGCGCCCACGTCGCCCGCGCCTCCATGACTTACCTGCACAGCCAGGCCGAAGCCGGCAGCGGCTGCCCGCTGACCATGACCTTCGCCAGCGTCCCGGCGATGCGCTTGCAACCGGATCTGGCGGAAAAATGGCTGCCGAAGATCCTCGCCACCGAATACGACCCGCGCAATGTCGGCATGGCCCACAAGGCCGGGGTCACCATTGGCATGGCCATGACCGAGAAACAGGGCGGCACCGACGTGCGGGCCAACACCACCAAGGCTTATCCGGTGGGCGCCAGCGGTCCGGGCCAGGCGTATGAACTGGTGGGCCACAAGTGGTTCTGTTCGGCGCCGATGTGCGATGCCTTCCTGACCCTGGCGCAGACCGACAAGGGCCTGACCTGTTTCCTGCTGCCGCGCCATCGTCCGGACGACACGCGCAATCAGTTCTACATCCAGCGTTTGAAGAACAAACTCGGCAACTGCTCCAACGCGTCCAGCGAAGTGGAGTTCCGGGGCGCGCTGGCGTGGATGGTCGGCGAAGAGGGGCGTGGGGTTCCGACCATCATCGAAATGGTCGCCATGACTCGCTTCGATTGCATGGTCGGTTCCAGTTCCCTGATGCGCCAGGCGCTGACCCAGGCCAGCCATCACTGCGCTCACCGCTCGGTCGGCGGCAAGTTGCTCAGTGAACAGCCGTTGATGCAGAACGTGCTGGCGGATCTGGCGCTGGAAAGCGAAGCCGCGCTGGCGTTGAGCCTGCGCATGGGCCGGGCGCTGGATCATCTGGACGATTCGCAGGAAGCGAAATTCGCCCGGCTGGTGACGGCGGTGGGCAAATACTGGATCTGCAAACGCGCGCCGGCCATGATCAACGAAGCTGCCGAGTGCATGGGCGGGGCGGGGTATGTCGAAGACAGCATCCTGCCGCGTCTGTATCGCGAGGCACCGGTCAATTCGACGTGGGAAGGTTCCGGCAACGTGCAATGCCTCGACGTACTGCGGGCCTTGTCGAAAGAATCGGGTGTGCTGGATGCGTTGTTCAGCGAGTTGGGTGATGGCCATGGTGACAAGCGCCTGGCTGCGCATATCCATCAATTGCAGGCGGCGTTCAAGGACACCAGCGACATTCAGTATCGCGCGCGGCAATTGACTGAAGACATTGCGCTTGGGTTGCAGGCCAAGCTGTTGCTGGAGGCGGGGAATTCGCTGGTCAGTGATGCCTTTATTGCCAGTCGCCTGAATGGCGGTGGCCGGGTTTACGGTGCGTTGCCGCGTGGGTTGGATGTGGAAGCCATCGTCGCCCGTTCGAGTCCACAGAACTACTGA
- a CDS encoding 7TM diverse intracellular signaling domain-containing protein, with protein MRYLLMLLLCLPLLASAVEFDEFTQSLPLGRSLQVFEDAGGHATIADVRAQAATGNFKAHDKATLNAGYSRSVFWLKIDLQYRPTNPAAQRTWLLELAYPPLDHLDLYLPDSAGNYQSVRQTGDALPFATREIRQNNYLFSLDFTPGQAQTVYLRLQSQGSIQAPVTLWSSTAYLEEQPIRLYVLGLIYGVLLGMLVYNLFIYLSVRDTSYLYYIFYIASFGLYQLSVNGAAVQYFWPNNPWWANAATPFFIGCAGLFGSQFARSFLQTATHSRWLDRLLLALVAFSALVVGLSLMTSYALALRLATALALTFTVVIFAAGIFAWLRGLRVARYFIIAWSAFLLGGIVNTLMVLGYLPNVFLTMYSSQIGSAIEVALLSLALADRINAMREQQAQTLLDAGQKLEVLNQQLARSNQLKDEFLATLTHELRTPMNGVIGSLELMQTVEMDPELEQYQQTAAGSARDMMRMVNGILTLTELQAGKLKATPSTFSLRGVVEALRVQFDGNASSKSLDFKVDVAPGVPDRLHGDSAKLAQCLECLLDNAIKFTRVGGLALRVTGKTVNPDRLALSFAVIDTGIGFTDLGEATMYQRFFQLDSSMTREYGGLGVGLAICRQLVELLGGRLTHRSEPGRGSRFQLDVEFEVPAVEVPSAPFMTRDFPRLRLPQDCTVLLVDDNNINQLVMRGMLLKLGFRVRTADTGRAALDFLQHESFDAVLLDCDLQPLDGVSVCCQIRALPGCAELPVFVIALGVDRERCPTGALIDHLSKPVKFEDLQAALYRRVLCPKQGESADI; from the coding sequence ATGCGCTATTTGCTGATGTTGCTATTGTGTTTGCCCTTGTTGGCGAGCGCCGTCGAATTCGATGAGTTCACTCAAAGCCTCCCCCTGGGCCGATCCCTGCAAGTGTTCGAAGACGCCGGTGGCCATGCGACCATCGCGGATGTGCGTGCGCAAGCAGCAACCGGTAACTTCAAAGCCCACGATAAAGCCACCCTCAATGCCGGATACTCGCGTTCAGTGTTCTGGCTGAAGATCGACCTGCAATACCGCCCGACCAACCCGGCGGCGCAACGGACCTGGCTGCTGGAACTGGCCTATCCGCCCCTCGATCACCTCGACCTGTACTTGCCTGATTCGGCCGGCAACTATCAATCGGTTCGCCAGACCGGCGATGCCTTGCCGTTCGCCACTCGCGAGATCCGCCAGAACAACTATCTGTTCAGCCTCGATTTCACCCCCGGCCAAGCGCAAACCGTGTACCTGCGCCTACAAAGCCAAGGCTCGATCCAGGCGCCGGTGACGTTATGGTCGAGCACCGCGTACCTCGAAGAACAGCCCATTCGGCTGTATGTACTGGGCCTGATCTACGGTGTGTTGCTGGGGATGCTGGTCTACAACCTGTTCATCTACCTCAGCGTGCGCGACACCAGTTACCTCTATTACATCTTCTACATCGCCTCGTTCGGTCTGTATCAGTTGTCGGTGAACGGCGCGGCCGTGCAGTACTTCTGGCCGAACAATCCCTGGTGGGCCAATGCGGCGACGCCGTTTTTCATCGGCTGTGCCGGACTGTTCGGCAGCCAGTTCGCTCGCAGCTTTTTGCAGACGGCCACCCACAGTCGCTGGCTTGACCGATTGTTGCTGGCGTTGGTGGCGTTCAGTGCGTTGGTGGTCGGCCTGTCGCTGATGACCAGTTATGCCTTGGCCTTGCGTCTGGCAACGGCCCTGGCGCTGACCTTCACCGTGGTGATTTTTGCCGCGGGGATATTCGCCTGGCTGCGTGGGCTGCGGGTTGCGCGTTATTTCATCATTGCCTGGTCGGCGTTCCTGCTTGGCGGCATCGTCAATACCCTGATGGTGCTGGGTTATCTGCCGAACGTGTTCCTGACCATGTACTCCAGCCAGATCGGCTCGGCCATCGAAGTGGCGTTGCTGTCCCTGGCGCTGGCCGACCGCATCAACGCCATGCGCGAGCAGCAGGCGCAAACCCTGCTCGACGCCGGGCAAAAACTCGAAGTCCTCAACCAGCAACTGGCGCGCAGTAACCAGCTCAAGGATGAATTCCTCGCGACCCTGACCCATGAATTGCGCACGCCGATGAACGGTGTGATCGGTTCGCTGGAGCTGATGCAAACCGTTGAAATGGACCCGGAGCTTGAGCAATACCAGCAAACGGCCGCCGGCTCGGCGCGGGACATGATGCGCATGGTCAACGGCATCCTCACGCTGACCGAGTTGCAGGCCGGCAAGCTCAAGGCCACCCCGTCGACCTTCAGTCTGCGCGGCGTGGTCGAGGCGTTGCGCGTGCAGTTCGACGGCAATGCGTCGAGCAAGTCGCTGGACTTCAAGGTCGACGTGGCACCGGGCGTGCCGGATCGCTTGCACGGCGACAGCGCCAAGTTGGCGCAATGCCTGGAGTGCCTGTTGGATAACGCCATCAAGTTCACCCGGGTCGGTGGCTTGGCGCTGCGGGTGACCGGCAAAACGGTCAATCCCGATCGCCTGGCGTTGTCCTTTGCGGTGATCGACACCGGGATCGGTTTTACCGATCTGGGCGAGGCGACGATGTATCAGCGGTTCTTCCAACTCGACAGTTCGATGACCCGCGAATACGGCGGACTGGGTGTCGGCCTGGCGATCTGCCGGCAACTGGTGGAATTGCTCGGTGGCCGCCTGACGCACCGCTCCGAGCCCGGGCGTGGCAGTCGCTTCCAACTCGACGTCGAGTTCGAAGTCCCGGCCGTCGAGGTTCCGTCAGCGCCTTTCATGACTCGGGACTTTCCGCGCCTGCGACTGCCGCAGGATTGCACCGTGCTGCTGGTGGATGACAACAACATCAATCAATTGGTGATGCGCGGCATGTTGCTCAAGCTCGGGTTCCGGGTGCGTACCGCTGATACCGGCAGAGCTGCGCTGGATTTCCTGCAGCATGAAAGCTTTGACGCGGTATTGCTCGATTGCGATCTGCAGCCGCTGGACGGCGTGTCGGTTTGCTGCCAGATCCGCGCCTTGCCCGGCTGCGCCGAATTGCCGGTATTCGTGATCGCCCTGGGCGTGGATCGGGAGCGTTGCCCGACCGGCGCGCTGATCGATCATCTGAGCAAACCGGTAAAATTCGAAGACTTGCAGGCTGCACTCTATCGCCGGGTGCTCTGTCCAAAGCAGGGCGAAAGCGCCGACATTTAG
- a CDS encoding hydroxymethylpyrimidine/phosphomethylpyrimidine kinase: MNIYSSRPVVLCLSGHDPSGGAGLQADIEALLAQGCHAAPAVTALTVQDTVNVTDFRVLDREWVLAQANAVLNDSEVAAVKLGMLGSLEMVDTVVELLSAHPHLPVVCDPVLRAGGGGRLGKDEVGYAMRERLLPLSIIATPNLPEARILAELPEGTADECAEKLLPFVKHLLITGGHGDETEIHNRLYSRDGLRETYTCQRLPGSYHGSGCTLASALAGRLAQGENLASAVQTALNYTWRTLRDAEQLGKGQFVPRRLPLDFCS, encoded by the coding sequence ATGAATATCTACAGCTCTCGCCCCGTTGTCCTCTGTCTCTCCGGCCACGACCCAAGTGGTGGCGCCGGCTTGCAGGCAGATATCGAAGCCCTGCTCGCTCAGGGTTGCCATGCGGCTCCGGCCGTCACCGCCCTGACCGTGCAAGACACCGTCAATGTCACTGACTTTCGCGTCCTCGACCGTGAGTGGGTGTTGGCCCAGGCCAATGCCGTGCTCAACGACTCCGAAGTCGCTGCCGTCAAACTGGGCATGCTCGGTTCCCTGGAAATGGTCGACACCGTAGTCGAACTGCTCTCGGCGCACCCGCACTTGCCAGTGGTCTGCGACCCGGTGCTGCGCGCCGGCGGTGGCGGACGATTGGGCAAGGACGAAGTCGGCTACGCCATGCGCGAACGCCTGCTGCCCCTGTCGATCATTGCGACCCCTAACCTTCCCGAAGCCCGGATCCTCGCCGAACTGCCTGAAGGCACGGCGGACGAGTGCGCTGAAAAACTCCTGCCGTTCGTCAAACACCTGCTGATCACCGGCGGGCATGGCGACGAAACCGAAATCCACAATCGCCTGTACAGCCGCGACGGCTTGCGCGAAACCTACACCTGCCAGCGTCTGCCGGGCAGCTATCACGGTTCCGGCTGCACCCTGGCCAGCGCGCTGGCCGGTCGTCTGGCCCAGGGCGAAAACCTCGCCAGCGCCGTACAGACTGCACTTAACTACACGTGGCGCACCCTGCGTGATGCCGAGCAGTTGGGCAAAGGTCAGTTCGTGCCGCGCCGCCTGCCACTGGACTTCTGTTCGTAA
- the thiE gene encoding thiamine phosphate synthase: protein MKLRGLYAITDSQLLAGRFLSYVEAALEGGVTLLQYRDKSSDEARRLREAEALRDLCERYKTQLIINDDAELAARLNVGVHLGQTDGPLSPTRALLGSKAIIGSTCHAQIELAEQATKEGASYVAFGRFFNSNTKPGAPTCSLELLDQARQQLHLPICAIGGITLDNAAPLVAHGVDLLAVVHGLFGAENTAEVTRRARAFNELFKV, encoded by the coding sequence ATGAAACTACGTGGCCTGTACGCCATTACCGACAGCCAGCTACTGGCCGGTAGATTTCTTTCGTACGTGGAGGCGGCGCTGGAAGGCGGCGTCACCCTGCTGCAATACCGCGACAAGAGCAGCGACGAGGCCCGTCGTCTGCGCGAGGCCGAAGCCCTGCGCGATTTGTGTGAACGCTACAAGACCCAGTTGATCATCAATGACGACGCCGAGCTGGCTGCTCGCCTGAACGTCGGCGTGCACCTGGGCCAGACCGACGGCCCACTGTCGCCGACTCGCGCCCTGCTCGGTTCCAAAGCGATCATCGGCTCGACCTGCCACGCGCAAATCGAACTGGCTGAGCAAGCCACAAAAGAAGGCGCCAGTTACGTCGCCTTCGGCCGCTTCTTCAATTCCAACACCAAGCCCGGCGCGCCGACCTGTAGTCTCGAACTGCTCGACCAGGCCCGCCAGCAATTGCATCTGCCGATCTGCGCGATTGGCGGCATCACCCTGGACAACGCCGCCCCGCTGGTGGCCCATGGGGTCGACCTGCTGGCCGTGGTGCACGGCCTGTTTGGCGCAGAGAACACGGCTGAAGTGACCCGTCGTGCCCGCGCCTTCAATGAATTATTCAAAGTCTGA
- the hemL gene encoding glutamate-1-semialdehyde 2,1-aminomutase: MSRSETLFANAQKHIPGGVNSPVRAFKSVGGTPLFFKHAEGAYVTDEDDKRYVDYVGSWGPMILGHSHPDVLNAVRKQLEHGLSYGAPTEMETQMADLVCSLVPSMEMVRMVSSGTEATMSAIRLARGFTGRDSIIKFEGCYHGHSDSLLVKAGSGALTQGVPSSAGVPAAFAKHTLTLPFNDIDAVEAMLAEVGRDVACIIVEPVAGNMNCVPPAPGFLEGLRTLCDKHGVVLIFDEVMTGFRVALGGAQAHYGVTPDLTTFGKIIGGGMPVGCFGGKREIMQRIAPLGPVYQAGTLSGNPLAMAAGLTTLRLISRPGFHAELTDYTTRLLDGVQVRADAAGIPFVTTQAGGMFGLYFSGADDIVTFEDVMASDAALFGRFFHLMLEGGVYLAPSAFEAGFTSIAHGEAELKLTLDAAERAFAALK; this comes from the coding sequence ATGTCTCGTTCCGAAACCCTGTTTGCCAATGCCCAGAAACACATCCCCGGTGGGGTGAACTCCCCAGTCCGCGCGTTCAAGAGCGTGGGCGGCACGCCGTTGTTCTTCAAACACGCCGAAGGCGCCTACGTCACTGACGAAGACGACAAACGTTATGTGGATTACGTCGGTTCCTGGGGCCCGATGATTCTCGGCCACAGCCATCCAGACGTTTTGAACGCAGTGCGCAAGCAACTGGAACACGGCCTGTCCTACGGCGCACCGACCGAGATGGAAACCCAGATGGCTGATCTGGTCTGCTCGCTCGTGCCGTCGATGGAGATGGTTCGCATGGTCAGCTCCGGCACCGAAGCGACCATGAGTGCGATCCGCCTGGCCCGTGGTTTCACCGGTCGCGACAGCATCATCAAGTTCGAAGGCTGCTACCACGGTCACTCCGACAGCCTGCTCGTCAAGGCCGGTTCCGGTGCCTTGACCCAAGGCGTGCCGAGCTCGGCCGGTGTGCCGGCGGCGTTTGCCAAACACACTTTGACCTTGCCGTTCAACGACATCGATGCCGTTGAAGCGATGCTCGCCGAAGTCGGCCGGGACGTGGCCTGCATTATCGTCGAGCCGGTCGCCGGCAACATGAACTGCGTACCGCCAGCCCCAGGCTTCCTCGAAGGCCTGCGTACCCTGTGCGACAAGCACGGCGTGGTGTTGATCTTCGACGAAGTGATGACCGGTTTCCGTGTCGCCCTCGGCGGCGCCCAAGCTCATTACGGCGTGACGCCGGACCTGACTACTTTCGGCAAGATCATCGGCGGCGGCATGCCGGTCGGCTGCTTCGGCGGCAAACGCGAAATCATGCAGCGCATCGCACCGCTGGGCCCGGTCTACCAGGCCGGTACGCTGTCGGGTAACCCGCTGGCGATGGCGGCTGGCCTGACCACCCTGCGCCTGATCAGCCGTCCGGGCTTCCACGCCGAGCTGACCGACTACACCACTCGCCTGCTCGATGGCGTGCAAGTGCGCGCCGATGCGGCGGGCATTCCGTTCGTGACGACTCAGGCTGGCGGTATGTTCGGCCTGTACTTCAGCGGTGCCGATGACATCGTGACGTTCGAAGACGTCATGGCCAGCGACGCCGCCCTGTTCGGCCGCTTCTTCCACCTGATGCTGGAAGGCGGTGTGTACCTGGCACCGAGCGCGTTCGAAGCCGGCTTCACCTCGATCGCCCATGGCGAAGCCGAGCTGAAACTGACCCTGGATGCAGCCGAGCGCGCATTCGCTGCATTGAAATAA
- a CDS encoding tetratricopeptide repeat protein, whose amino-acid sequence MNRTGRALSLGCLLLLQPLLALAQAGGNSLLIPAMGRCTLNTQPQDLAQALAACQKASDEGDAQAQYELGEFYYEGKNAPRDLNQALSYFEKASLQGHAQAQFKLGTMFFHGEGVPANNVQAYILLKMAAVNGAEDALDTADEVTEKMPRQELEVATQVLGQIFRKYLMELQSADGRTPFSPLP is encoded by the coding sequence ATGAACCGCACCGGCCGCGCCCTTTCACTGGGCTGCCTGTTGCTCCTTCAGCCCCTGCTCGCGCTCGCACAAGCAGGCGGTAACTCGTTGTTAATCCCAGCGATGGGTCGCTGCACCCTCAATACCCAGCCGCAAGACCTGGCACAGGCGCTCGCCGCCTGCCAGAAAGCGTCGGATGAAGGGGATGCCCAAGCGCAATACGAGTTGGGTGAGTTCTACTACGAAGGCAAAAATGCGCCGCGCGACCTCAATCAAGCCCTGAGCTACTTCGAAAAGGCCTCACTGCAAGGCCACGCCCAGGCGCAATTCAAACTCGGCACCATGTTCTTCCACGGCGAAGGCGTCCCGGCCAATAACGTTCAGGCTTACATTCTGCTGAAGATGGCTGCGGTCAATGGCGCTGAAGATGCACTGGACACCGCCGACGAAGTCACCGAGAAAATGCCTCGCCAGGAACTGGAAGTCGCCACTCAGGTGCTCGGGCAGATCTTTCGCAAGTATCTGATGGAATTGCAGAGCGCCGATGGGCGTACGCCTTTCTCACCGCTGCCTTAA
- a CDS encoding DUF1820 family protein encodes MTKREAPIYKVIFLNQGQVFEMYAKQIYQSDLWGFLEVEEFVFGERTQVVVDPSEEKLKAQFEGVVRSFVPMHSIVRIDEVERLGTPKISEARGAVGNVMPFPVPMPEK; translated from the coding sequence ATGACCAAACGTGAAGCTCCAATCTACAAGGTGATTTTCCTCAACCAGGGCCAGGTGTTCGAAATGTACGCCAAGCAGATCTATCAAAGTGATCTGTGGGGCTTTCTGGAAGTGGAAGAGTTCGTCTTTGGCGAGCGCACGCAAGTGGTCGTCGACCCGAGCGAAGAGAAGCTCAAGGCGCAATTCGAAGGAGTCGTGCGCAGTTTCGTGCCGATGCATTCGATCGTGCGCATCGATGAAGTCGAGCGCCTGGGCACGCCGAAAATCAGCGAAGCCCGCGGTGCGGTGGGCAATGTGATGCCGTTTCCGGTGCCGATGCCTGAGAAGTAA
- the miaB gene encoding tRNA (N6-isopentenyl adenosine(37)-C2)-methylthiotransferase MiaB — protein sequence MAKKLYIETHGCQMNEYDSSRMVDLLGEHQALEVTARAEDADVILLNTCSIRERAQDRVYSQLGRWRELKLANPDMVIAVGGCVASQEGAAIRDRAPYVDVVFGPQTLHRLPEMIDAARITKLPQVDVSFPEIEKFDHLPEPRIDGPSAYVSVMEGCSKYCTFCVVPYTRGEEVSRPFDDVIAEIIHLAENGVREVTLLGQNVNGYRGTTHDGRLADLAELIRVVAAVDGIDRIRYTTSHPLEFSDSLIQAHADVPELVKHLHLPVQSGSDRILAAMKRNHTALEYKSKLRKLRAAVPGICISSDFIVGFPGETEKDFEQTMKLIEDVGFDFSYSFVYSQRPGTPAADLADETPEGLKKERLNALQHRLNQQGFEISRQMVGSIQRILVTDYSKKDPGELQGRTENNRIVNFRCDNPTLIGQFADVHIDAAQPHSLRGSLV from the coding sequence ATGGCCAAGAAGCTTTACATCGAAACCCACGGTTGCCAGATGAACGAGTACGACAGCTCGCGCATGGTCGATCTGCTGGGCGAACACCAGGCCCTGGAAGTCACCGCACGCGCTGAAGACGCGGACGTGATCCTGCTCAACACCTGCTCGATCCGCGAACGTGCCCAGGACCGTGTCTACTCGCAGCTCGGCCGTTGGCGCGAACTGAAACTGGCCAACCCGGACATGGTGATCGCCGTCGGCGGTTGCGTGGCCAGCCAGGAAGGCGCGGCCATCCGCGACCGCGCGCCGTACGTCGACGTGGTGTTCGGTCCGCAGACTTTGCACCGCCTCCCGGAAATGATCGACGCCGCACGCATCACCAAGTTGCCGCAAGTCGACGTCTCGTTCCCGGAAATCGAAAAATTCGATCACCTGCCCGAGCCACGCATCGACGGGCCGAGTGCCTATGTGTCGGTGATGGAAGGTTGCAGCAAGTACTGCACGTTCTGCGTGGTGCCCTACACCCGTGGCGAAGAAGTCAGTCGCCCGTTCGACGACGTGATCGCCGAAATCATTCACCTGGCCGAAAACGGCGTGCGCGAAGTGACGCTGCTGGGGCAGAACGTCAACGGTTATCGCGGCACGACCCATGATGGACGCCTGGCCGATCTGGCCGAGCTGATCCGCGTGGTCGCCGCGGTCGACGGCATCGACCGCATCCGCTACACCACTTCGCACCCGCTGGAATTCTCCGACAGCCTTATCCAGGCCCATGCCGACGTGCCGGAACTCGTGAAGCACTTGCACCTGCCGGTGCAATCGGGTTCGGACCGCATCCTCGCCGCGATGAAGCGCAACCACACGGCGCTGGAATACAAATCCAAACTGCGCAAGTTGCGGGCCGCCGTGCCGGGCATCTGCATCAGTTCGGATTTCATCGTCGGTTTCCCCGGCGAGACCGAGAAAGACTTCGAACAGACCATGAAGCTGATCGAGGATGTGGGCTTCGACTTCTCCTATTCGTTCGTCTACAGCCAGCGTCCGGGCACACCAGCCGCTGATCTGGCCGACGAAACGCCGGAAGGGCTGAAAAAAGAACGCCTGAATGCCCTGCAACATCGCCTGAACCAGCAAGGTTTCGAGATCAGCCGACAAATGGTCGGCTCGATCCAGCGGATTTTGGTAACTGATTATTCGAAAAAGGACCCCGGCGAGCTGCAAGGCCGGACCGAGAATAACCGTATCGTCAACTTCCGCTGCGACAATCCGACCTTGATCGGGCAGTTCGCCGACGTGCACATCGATGCGGCTCAACCGCACTCGCTGCGGGGCTCGCTGGTGTAG
- a CDS encoding PhoH family protein, whose amino-acid sequence MNAPIEPHRFILEPFEARRFANLCGQFDEHLRLIEQRLTIEIRNRGNQFELIGERKHTTSAENLLRRLYRETKGTELSPDTVHLFLQESAVEELDNHSPAEASVALRTKKGMIRPRGLNQLRYVKEILGNDINFGIGPAGTGKTYLAVACAVDALEREQIRRILLVRPAVEAGEKLGFLPGDLSQKIDPYLRPLYDALYEMLGFEYVAKLIERQVIEVAPLAYMRGRTLNNSFIILDESQNTTVEQMKMFLTRIGFGSTAVITGDITQVDLPKGTKSGLHHVIEVLKDVPGISFTHFAPKDVVRHPLVQRIVEAYERFENRVADEAPKDTRRDA is encoded by the coding sequence TTGAACGCACCCATCGAACCACATCGTTTCATCCTCGAGCCTTTTGAGGCTCGCCGCTTCGCCAATCTGTGCGGGCAATTCGACGAGCATCTGCGCTTGATCGAACAGCGCCTGACCATCGAGATCCGCAACCGCGGAAACCAGTTCGAACTGATCGGCGAGCGCAAACACACCACCTCCGCGGAAAATCTCCTGCGCCGCCTGTACCGGGAAACCAAGGGTACCGAGCTGTCGCCGGACACGGTTCACCTGTTCCTGCAGGAATCCGCTGTCGAAGAGCTGGACAACCACTCGCCCGCCGAAGCCTCCGTCGCCCTGCGCACCAAGAAAGGCATGATTCGCCCTCGCGGCTTGAATCAGCTGCGCTATGTGAAGGAAATCCTCGGTAACGACATCAATTTCGGCATCGGCCCGGCCGGTACCGGCAAGACCTATCTGGCCGTCGCCTGCGCAGTAGACGCGCTGGAACGCGAGCAGATCCGCCGCATCCTGCTGGTGCGTCCGGCGGTCGAAGCGGGTGAAAAACTCGGTTTCCTGCCCGGCGACCTGTCGCAGAAAATCGACCCGTACCTGCGCCCGCTCTACGACGCCCTGTACGAGATGCTCGGTTTCGAATACGTCGCCAAGCTGATCGAACGCCAGGTCATTGAAGTTGCGCCACTGGCCTACATGCGCGGCCGTACGCTGAACAACAGCTTCATCATTCTCGACGAAAGCCAGAACACCACCGTCGAGCAAATGAAAATGTTCCTGACCCGGATCGGCTTCGGCTCCACAGCGGTCATCACCGGTGACATCACCCAGGTCGACCTGCCCAAAGGCACCAAGTCCGGGTTGCACCACGTGATCGAAGTACTGAAAGACGTGCCGGGCATCAGCTTTACCCATTTCGCGCCCAAAGACGTTGTGCGTCATCCGTTGGTGCAGCGCATTGTCGAGGCCTATGAGCGCTTCGAGAATCGTGTGGCTGATGAAGCACCAAAGGACACCCGCCGCGATGCTTGA
- the ybeY gene encoding rRNA maturation RNase YbeY produces MLELDLQIATEAPAPSEAEFRQWCELALRQRTADSEMTIRLVDEAEGRELNHTWRQKDYATNVLSFPADVPDEFLDIPLLGDLVICVAVVEREAAEQGKELKAHWAHLVIHGCLHLLGYDHIDDDEAEEMEALERTLLAELGYPDPYADDETETSPTDTTKDSE; encoded by the coding sequence ATGCTTGAGCTTGACCTGCAAATCGCGACCGAAGCGCCCGCCCCCAGCGAAGCCGAGTTCCGCCAATGGTGCGAACTGGCCCTGCGCCAGCGCACCGCCGACTCGGAAATGACCATTCGCCTGGTCGACGAAGCCGAAGGCCGCGAGCTCAATCACACCTGGCGGCAAAAGGATTACGCCACTAACGTCTTGTCGTTCCCCGCCGATGTGCCGGACGAATTTCTCGACATCCCGCTGCTGGGCGATCTGGTGATCTGCGTAGCCGTGGTCGAGCGCGAAGCCGCCGAGCAAGGCAAGGAACTCAAGGCCCATTGGGCGCATCTGGTGATTCACGGCTGCTTGCATCTGCTGGGTTACGACCATATAGATGACGACGAAGCCGAAGAGATGGAAGCGCTGGAACGAACGTTGCTTGCAGAACTGGGCTATCCCGATCCGTACGCGGACGACGAAACCGAAACATCCCCTACCGATACAACAAAGGATTCAGAGTAA